The DNA window AGCAGTATATCTTCATAAACAGTATTAGATACAGCTACTAGGGTTGCGGTCCCATGTCCTTTATGCCTGAGGCAGTTAACAAAACTGCCTTGATACACCCCATCTTTTGGGGTAAAAGAGCCCCTTTGTAGGATCGCCCATGCCTGGCTGGTGTGTTACTCCAGCGCCATGGGAAGGAAGCTAGATGATGGTCACCTGCTGCTCTGAAGCTGACACCACTAAGTTCAATGAAGACCCTCTGTGAGTTTTCAGCAACTACGTCCCCGGCGTTAGCGTCACCCACATGACTCTTGTGCCACAAGTATTCCCTCACCATCATCATCTACAGTCACGGACCTGTGCTGATCTCTCCAAAGCAATCGCTGCTCCTTGCCCGGCACACCAACCGCTCGCTGCGAGGCTGACGCTCATCCTAGAAACCTCAGAGCGTTTTCACTTACCCCTTTCATCTGACTGCAACTGTGCCTCCAAGTCCTCTGGAGAGACGTAGTATTCCTGCTCGTCACCTTCAGGAGGTTTGGGTTTACACTTCCCACAGCAGCAattacagcagcagcacagacagcaacaGCAATAGCAGCCGGTGATGAGCCCGCAGAACACAAACAAGGCCTGCAGAGgacagaagacaaagaaatattCATTACCCGTGCCTACCAGCCGCGACCACTGAGTTTGAGAGACTCAGATATAGAAACCAGAGACCATAAATACAGCCGCATAGAGACAGAACTTACTAGCTACAGTTTTCTACTTCATCACcgagaaatatttacaaatatgtgCAAAACTGGCTATGGCTATCAACATTTTACACCAAGGCGAATACTGCCAACCCAGTTTACTTGAAGAATTCCTACAATTTAGGTTTAAGTGGACAATTCTGCTACATCTGGAAAAAGATGGAGGTCTAAGAAGCATGTCTGTATTAAACTCCAGAGGTACAACAGTTTAGGACAGGTTGCAGCTTGCATAAATAACCCTGGAAAAGACTTTCACTAGCTAGAAGGCGTAGAGGTTGCGATGCACCCGCAGCAGGGacttccccccgccccaaggCTGTCGGCAGGGCTGCAGCGCTCACCACCACACTGCAGTTTGGGTGCTGAGGGTGGATGCTACCAATAGGCGAGGAAGGCAACCCAAAGCTAGCCAAGTCTGCCGGGTGCTTACCgcagtgaaaacaagcaaaattaaaattttcccaTAGGTCACCGtgtaaatgtttgaaaaaaattcttttaaaaacaacaaaccagcacGGTGGTATTCCTGTTCTCTTACTGCAGGGGAATCAAGAGATGGAAGCGATGCTGGCAAAAGGTAGAAAAATTAACCCATGAAACAAAATGCCAAGACTAGGAAGGTTTTAATCAGCCATAAAGCACTGTGAACAACGTCATGTCGCTAAATCAGTAAGCTGCTGCAGTTATGATTTCGTACTTCAGTTTCGTAGTCACGCTGCCCTTTACTTACTACTTTCCGCACAAGCAGACTGCAAACACACGAACTCCAAAATGCAAAAGCCTGGACAATTTCAGTACGAGAAATGCACAATATGCAACATATAGGCTTTTTTTACACTTTTGAGTAAATGtggtgattttaaaatgtattacttAAAGTGATAGAAGCAAGTtatgcttaaaaattatttgagtcCAGTAAAATACAGTAACTTCTTGGTATTGGCAGAAGACTCCCAGAAGAAGTCTGTACAATGACCGTTCCATCTACTGCATGCAAAAAGCTGGTGGGAAGTATTTGTGAGGAAACACGAGCTCGTGGTGTAATTTTGTTATACCGGTCATACTCTTTCTGCTGCCCAAAAAAATCAAGGATGGGCAAGGGAATAAATAACCTGGAGTCTCTCAAatcagagaagagctgaagaagtgACATTCGCTCATCAAGTTTGTAAGCATACTTCTAAACAGGATCTCCTCTGCGAGTTCAAGTTCGCAGTCAGAACTCCCTTTGTAAAATCATTTAGCAGATATTACCAAAGGGAACACACCCCAAATCCTCATCGCTGCTAGAAGGGTCCAAGCTTCTCTTAGTAATGTCTTTCTTATTAGGCCTGTATCACCGAGATAatagaaaaatacttctgaacTAGAGACCGCAAAACAGTAAGAGAAGGTTAAACTACCAGTTGTCAGAGATTCAGCAATTTCCAAAAGTAAACCCAAGCACAATTATCAAGTGGAGCTTTTCAAGAGTTTTAAACGCTAATCCAGAACAAATTCTCTCTGCGCTTTTACTTACCTTTGCCCACCAGCTGGATAGCACGAAGTACGTGTTCACATTTTCTTCACCAAACTGTTCCGCTACATACAGACCCAGAGAACCATACTTATCATAAATGTTTCGCTTTGTGGCATCGGTCAATATTGCGTGTGCATTATTGATCTCTTTAAATTTTTCTGCTGCCTCTGGATTATCAGGGTTTTTATCAGGATGATATTTCAATGCAAgtttcctgcagaaagaaaaaaaagagatcgtTATAGATTAAAAATGGGGATTTGGGTTCCtgttttttgatattttatttttttttaatgctgtagcCTGTCATCCAAGGGAGACTTTCAAGTTCCAGGTGGTTTCCTTCATCTGTGATTCAACTTGCCTGATGATTCTTCCTTAGATGATAACAAAAGGCTACAGCCCTGTCACAGGACTACAGCTTATTTCACACGACTGACTTCAAACTGATGGATTTGGCCCTCAAaaatccaatggaaaaaaaagagagagacattgAAGAAAAGTAGTACTCTCTTTTCACCCCTCGGCTCCAGCCATTTCCACCGGTAAGTTTTGCTCCTGCTAAAGCAAAGACCAAGCTAACAGAAAAAAGACACACCACAAGCCTAAGATGTAGTaccaaagaataaataaatgcaagctGCCACAGCTGATCTGCAGCGTTTCTGAACACAAAAATAGAACAGGCAATCACTTGTGGTTAATTCACCAATTCCTGTGCAGGAACAAAGCTCTTTTCAGTTCAAGGCTTTCTAGAACAGAAAAAGCTTCAGAGTTTCGAGATATCAGAAAAATCACAACGTCCCTCCCTCCCCTAAGCACGCTACATCTCTTACCATCAAATGATGATAGTTTACAGTCCCCGGAGGTCTCTGAACatagcacaaaaaaaatcagattgagCACTGATAAATTTGCTAATTCTGACATGGCCCAGGCGATTTACAGTAATCAGTAGAAATAACAGGCCAAACACCTccttataaacagaaaaaaatgctggtttgcCATTTGTGCTCCCAAGTAGAAATATGATAGAGAATTGTACGCTAACTGTTCTCTTCCACCAAGAAAAAGGTACTTGTCCTACAGAAAATTGCCGCAAAGTCCCATATTTGAGAAATACCCTAGAAGCCTGCAGACGTCTACATGACAACTTTGCAGCAAGGAAATATTtagacaaacaaaataaagtccTGTGCAAGCACACGTTTGGTCACAATTGGAAATATATGGCAGCACTCAAACAATAAATTGAGCGTGCGTTTGAAACACTCAGACCGTAAATGACACTGCTCGGGTAAATAACGCCCACGGCTGCCACTGATACCAGAGCCTCAGTGAGGACTGAAACAATCCCAAGTTTTTATAATTAGGAGGAAGATATACAAACCTGGAAAGGGCTTAGCTGCTATCAGCCtgcaacaaatatatttttcctttcccatttcccaCACGTACACAAACCCCACAGCCCACAGGCCAGCAAAGGGAACGAAAACAAGAAGTGGGCAGTCCTCTTTTtgcaaaggagcagcagaggaaagaagATTAGATGAAAGTAAGTATGAAGCAGCTACATTTCACCCTAGGATCTAGTTGGGTCCTTCCTCCAAAGGAAAAACTGTTGCACTTTTTCCCCCAAGaaggtaaaattattttctagttgCCAAGGCTGGAAGATTACAGATTCCAACCTCCACTTAAAAGTTTTCAGGAAGACACAGTTAATTTTTGAGAATCTGTGGACCCACTTTATTCATAGCCTTCACCGTGTAGTTGTCATCAGTCTTAAAATGTaactttgaaagggaaaaagttaaagactaaaagaaaacaacttcCAAAGCGAGTATCCTCAAGTAAAGATTTCTACTGACCCCTAGTGTAACGCTGAACACATTGCCACTTGTCAGACAGACACGAGACTGTACGTCGTGCTTAACGCAAAGAAGCAACTCCATACAAGCAAATTTTGGGGGAATGTAGGAAGGGAGGATGTTACAGgacttgtttggttggttggttttatttggtCAATGTGAAGTCATTTCACACATCTAACTCtaagaaatgaaatgaagtaaaaaatcctcttttaaaaaatagtaactCCGCATACATGAAGAAATTTcaaatggatttttcaaaaaaagtcaTTGTTGATACTCAGTTCTCATCCTTATTTGCATCTTTAATTTATACCTCACTGTGCCAGAATGGAAGTGAGGGACAATGACGGGCAATACTGCACATCCGTGGTCTCCGTAAGCCAGACGCAAGGCTACATAACGTGAAGAATTTAATTCTGCTCACACTGTCTTAAAACGCTGCCCTACTAGAGATAAGATGTAAAAATTTAACAGCACCTGGCACTTACATACAAAACCTAGACATGTTTTCACACCAATTTTTGCAAGAATTAACCATGTTTTCACCtggttttcttacattttttttcttgcaaaaggcTAGATAAAACAGCTGGAGCCTGTACATAAATATGCCACCTGTTGCACATTTAATCAATGTTATTAATGCTAAAGGACAACAGCTATAAAACTTGACCCTTTACCTGTATGACTTTTTGATATCATCCGAAGTGGCATTCTTGTCCAACCCTAACACATGGTATAAAGATTCTCCAGAGGTAGAGAGCGAACGTTGCCTCTGGTCTGCCATCTCGAACTAACCTGAGGAGAGAACCagcccctgccaaaaaaaaaaagagattaagaaaTACTTAAACAAAGAAGAACGTAGACCTTATTCATAAAATCAGCCTTGAAACCAGAGTTCCCACGTGAAAATTCATCTTTTATAAGgtttaaatgtgctttgaaaagaaaaagtccttAACGTATGTGGAAGTTAAAAAGTTACACAACTCAATGAATTATCAGTGAAAACAACTATTGCATTTTCAGCATGCCCTCAGGCACCCCAGAACACCCTAAAATCACTACTGTATATACGCAATTCTTTTtccaaaaaccccaaatcaacaGCTGAAGTAGAGCTACAGATATGTACTATGTACACATCCCCAAAGCTACTTCATCTTCTTTCTCGGTCTTAATATTGAGATAATTTATTTGTGGTAACACCTATGAAAACAACTTGACAACAGATCGGTTGCTGTTACCCTGAGGCTGCCTTTTTGCACCACACTTGCAAACGGATAACTTATTTCACTTGCATTTTCAATTGCAGACATTctattatatttaaaacaaacaaacaaaaaaaacacaaccaaacctcGGTGCAGCTCCCAAACCTTCACCCTCCCACCTTATCACTGCCCCCAGGTCCAGTAGAATCCTTTAGACAAATCCAGTGTGACTACGCCCGTGCATCCCAGGACAGAAGAGGGGATGCCAGCCCACTTGAGAGAGGAGGAGCTCTCCCCTCTCGTCATTTAAAGACGTGGCTCAAACATTTAACACGTAGCCTAGTTAAAATCATGCCACTTGAACGTGAATGAACCTCCCGCTCCAAATTCGAACGGGAAAGACCCCGGAGGTCTCCACTGTGCCACGCCACGGACAGATACAGTTATGCCCTCTAACATCCTGAGCAGATTAGCGTTTGCCATTCTTGAGCTGCAGAACTGCAGCAAGGATGAGCATCGGAGAGAAGACTATTGGCTATTTTTGGATTATGTCGTTACAGCTAGCCTACACCAGATTATGTAGCCTTcgaaaaagatatttaaagcaCCAGACTTTCTAATTTAACCCTTTATCTTATGTAATAAAGTTAATAACGTCAGCTTTTAAAGGGCTACCTGAAAGAAATACTCTCAGGCGCTGCATCTTGCGCTGCCCGGTCCTTGGCATGACCTCATAGCATTGATACGCTTCACAAAAACCACAGTTCTGTTTCTGCCAACACACGGGTATCGTCACGCCTGAACACGTGTGACTGCATGGAAGGACGCGGATAGAGACATTACAGCTTTCTTGTCCATCTCGGAGCCTACCGTTAACTACGCTTCCACGTTTGGCCTCTCCAGCTTTAGATTCGTTTGACACTGGGCACTATGACCGGTTTCTTTGACTGGAATACACCAGCTAAATTAGCAAACCCTCATCTAATTTCCCTCTTTGGCAGCTCGGGTAAGTTTAATTAAAGGCTACCCAATAAGGAAGCTATaaattattactactactattactactaaATGATATAAGCCCTAATGCTTTGGCTAAGAATCCAAAACGCACCCCAAATCTGGAAGGTGAATATGTGGGtagggagagaaaaatcttttattttcttttaaaggacacTGTTCAGCTACCAAAAGGTTTCTGTATGAGAGGAAAAGTATTGTGTCTTGCAACACGCAATAAAATTGATTCATTTACTTGGCCACAATGAGATTCcgcgaaaggaaaaaaaaatatttcaggacagAAATCCCATATCCAGGGATAGACGAGGCACAACCCTCTGCGATGGCCT is part of the Chroicocephalus ridibundus chromosome 12, bChrRid1.1, whole genome shotgun sequence genome and encodes:
- the DNAJC5 gene encoding dnaJ homolog subfamily C member 5 — protein: MADQRQRSLSTSGESLYHVLGLDKNATSDDIKKSYRKLALKYHPDKNPDNPEAAEKFKEINNAHAILTDATKRNIYDKYGSLGLYVAEQFGEENVNTYFVLSSWWAKALFVFCGLITGCYCCCCLCCCCNCCCGKCKPKPPEGDEQEYYVSPEDLEAQLQSDEREASDAPIVIQPASATETTQLTADSHPSYHTDGFN